In one window of Arachis ipaensis cultivar K30076 chromosome B06, Araip1.1, whole genome shotgun sequence DNA:
- the LOC107605294 gene encoding uncharacterized protein LOC107605294, whose product MATPQESSKSDVPLPSPGTSGSLPAFNETTPFVDYVVGQAQLYHAALNDAIDSAIDASNSRFSQIRSTSSAHFQQTLLALDDVKAQYNAYEDLMFGKIKEGVLVAASHPLITCGTTAVLGVLAFKRPRRFLYYNTLRLFVSEEALISRASAQLKELRQSIDLLKAEGEKLEKRALHAEEEFLRGRTKLRHAGKQIRNVIQSAYKIERRVGGLKDLLGELPRRDASHFRSQVSKLASEAKQEKKSLTKEISKISNYGISV is encoded by the exons ATGGCGACACCTCAGGAATCATCCAAATCCGACGTACCACTCCCTTCGCCTGGCACAAGTGGCTCCCTTCCCGCTTTCAATGAAACGACGCCGTTCGTCGACTACGTTGTTGGCCAAGCCCAGCTCTACCATGCCGCTCTCAACGACGCCATCGATTCTGCCATCGACGCTTCAAACTCTCGTTTCTCTCAAATCCGCTCAACTTCTTCCGCTCATTTTCAACAAACCTTG CTTGCTTTGGATGATGTCAAGGCCCAGTACAATGCTTATGAGGATCTTATGTTTGGAAAGATTAAAG AGGGTGTTCTTGTTGCTGCTTCACATCCACTGATTACATGTGGGACCACTGCTGTCTTGGGAGTTTTGGCGTTTAAAA GGCCTCGACGATTCTTGTATTACAACACTTTGCGTCTTTTTGTCAGTGAAGAG GCTTTGATTTCCAGAGCTAGTGCTCAATTGAAAGAATTGCGCCAATCAATTGATCTTCTAAAGGCTGAAGGAGAAAAGTTGGAG AAAAGGGCATTACACGCAGAAGAGGAATTCTTACGTGGAAGGACAAAATTGAG aCACGCAGGAAAGCAAATCCGAAATGTGATTCAGTCTGCATATAAAATTGAAAGACGGGTAGGAG GTTTGAAAGATCTTCTTGGAGAACTTCCTAGAAGAGATGCATCTCACTTTAGGTCACAG GTTTCCAAACTTGCTTCTGAGGCAAAGCAAGAAAAGAAGTCCTTGACAAAA